One segment of Alistipes finegoldii DSM 17242 DNA contains the following:
- a CDS encoding DUF1015 domain-containing protein encodes MVRIKPFRGIRPPKQYASEVASRPYDVLNSAEAKAEATERSLLHIIKPEIDFDPIADEHSQEVYDKAVENFRAWREKGWLEQDPEEYYYIYAQTMDGRTQYGLTMCCNYEDYLSGAIKKHELTRPDKEEDRMIHVRNQKANIEPVFFAYPDNAEIDAIVAGVVENNAPEYDFTAADGFGHKLWVIRDRKTNNRITEIFKDIPALYVADGHHRTAAAARVGQECQRRNPDHTGCEEYCYFLAVTFPAGQLRIIDYNRVVKDLNGLTSAQLLEKLAENFTVEDKGAEEYRPSGLHNFSMYLDGRWYSLTAKPGTYDDNDPIGVLDVTVLSNLVLDRILDIKDLRTSKRIDFVGGIRGLGELKRRVDSGEMKAAFALYPVSMQQLINIADTGNIMPPKTTWFEPKLRSGVVIHSFEE; translated from the coding sequence ATGGTAAGAATCAAACCTTTCCGGGGAATACGCCCCCCGAAACAGTACGCTTCCGAGGTGGCGTCGCGTCCCTACGACGTGCTGAACTCCGCCGAGGCGAAGGCCGAAGCCACCGAGCGTTCGCTGCTGCACATCATCAAGCCCGAAATCGACTTCGACCCCATTGCGGACGAACATTCGCAGGAGGTTTACGACAAGGCCGTCGAAAACTTCCGCGCATGGCGCGAAAAGGGCTGGCTCGAACAGGATCCCGAAGAGTACTATTATATCTATGCGCAGACGATGGACGGCCGTACGCAGTATGGTCTGACGATGTGCTGCAACTACGAGGATTACCTTTCGGGCGCGATCAAGAAGCACGAACTGACGCGCCCCGACAAGGAGGAGGACCGCATGATCCACGTCCGCAACCAGAAAGCCAATATCGAACCGGTGTTTTTCGCCTATCCCGACAACGCCGAGATCGACGCCATCGTGGCCGGCGTGGTGGAAAACAACGCTCCTGAGTACGATTTTACGGCCGCCGACGGCTTCGGACATAAGTTGTGGGTGATTCGCGACAGGAAGACCAACAACCGTATTACGGAGATTTTCAAGGATATTCCGGCGCTGTACGTCGCCGACGGCCATCACCGCACGGCCGCCGCGGCGCGTGTGGGACAGGAGTGCCAGCGCAGGAATCCCGACCATACGGGTTGTGAGGAGTACTGCTACTTCCTTGCCGTGACCTTCCCCGCGGGCCAGCTACGCATCATCGACTACAACCGCGTGGTGAAGGACCTGAACGGTCTGACCTCCGCCCAGCTGCTCGAAAAGCTGGCCGAAAACTTCACCGTCGAGGACAAGGGCGCCGAAGAGTACCGCCCTTCGGGACTGCATAACTTCTCGATGTACCTCGACGGCCGTTGGTACAGCCTGACGGCCAAGCCCGGCACTTACGACGACAACGACCCGATCGGGGTGCTGGACGTCACGGTGCTGTCGAATCTGGTGCTGGACCGGATTCTGGACATCAAAGACCTGCGCACTTCGAAGCGGATCGACTTCGTGGGCGGCATTCGCGGTCTGGGCGAGCTGAAACGCCGCGTGGACAGCGGCGAGATGAAGGCGGCTTTCGCCCTCTATCCCGTCTCGATGCAGCAGCTCATCAACATCGCCGACACGGGCAACATCATGCCTCCGAAGACGACGTGGTTCGAGCCGAAACTCCGCTCCGGCGTGGTGATCCACTCCTTCGAGGAGTAG
- a CDS encoding 4Fe-4S binding protein: protein MAKIKGTVVVDKERCKGCGVCVASCPCNVLGMSAEVNSKGYPVARMANPDACIGCASCAVICPDSVITVYRQKIE from the coding sequence ATGGCTAAAATAAAAGGAACAGTCGTTGTCGATAAGGAACGCTGCAAAGGATGCGGAGTGTGCGTCGCTTCGTGTCCGTGCAATGTGCTGGGCATGTCGGCTGAGGTGAACAGCAAGGGCTACCCCGTGGCCCGGATGGCAAATCCCGACGCCTGCATAGGCTGCGCTTCGTGCGCGGTGATTTGCCCGGACAGCGTCATCACGGTTTATCGTCAAAAAATCGAGTAA
- a CDS encoding 2-oxoacid:acceptor oxidoreductase family protein, with product MKETLIIAGFGGQGVLSMGKILAYSGVMQDFEVTWMPSYGPEMRGGTANVTVILSDRKISSPIAHEFDTAIILNQQSMEKFEPMVKPGGVLIYDTNGITRHPVRTDIEVYSIDATAECAKMGQAKLFNTMILGGYLKVRPVVEMENVMVGLKKSLPERAWKMLPANEEAIRHGGEIIRKVR from the coding sequence ATGAAAGAGACTTTAATTATCGCAGGATTCGGAGGACAGGGCGTCCTCTCGATGGGCAAGATACTGGCCTATTCGGGCGTCATGCAGGATTTCGAAGTTACGTGGATGCCCTCTTACGGTCCCGAAATGCGCGGCGGCACGGCCAACGTGACGGTGATCCTTTCGGACCGGAAGATTTCGTCGCCTATCGCCCATGAATTCGATACGGCGATCATCCTGAATCAGCAGTCGATGGAGAAATTCGAACCGATGGTAAAGCCGGGCGGCGTGCTGATCTACGATACCAACGGCATCACGCGCCACCCCGTGCGTACCGACATCGAGGTTTACTCGATCGACGCCACGGCCGAGTGCGCGAAGATGGGCCAGGCCAAGCTGTTCAACACGATGATCCTGGGCGGGTATCTGAAAGTGCGCCCCGTGGTCGAGATGGAGAATGTGATGGTCGGGTTGAAAAAGTCGCTTCCCGAACGTGCGTGGAAGATGCTCCCGGCCAACGAGGAGGCCATCCGCCACGGCGGCGAGATCATCCGCAAGGTGCGATGA
- a CDS encoding YicC/YloC family endoribonuclease, with protein sequence MTGFGKGEAALQNKKITVEIRSLNSKQLDLGLRLPAVYRQSEYEIRNIIARTIQRGKVDVFVTVESQAVETPARINKEVFREYLRQMTDTLAFAGIDADYDAIVPVIMRLPEVVSTETESISDEEHAALIAATEAAAARLDAFRMQEGAILIADLLGRVDRIESYKEEVVPFEKARTETIKARILDNLEKLQADVDRNRLEQEMIFYLEKLDITEEKVRLANHCRYFREVAAGEEGAGRKLGFIAQEMGREINTMGSKANESNIQILVVKMKDELEKIKEQVLNIL encoded by the coding sequence ATGACGGGCTTCGGCAAAGGCGAAGCCGCTCTGCAAAATAAAAAGATCACGGTAGAAATCCGCTCGCTCAACTCCAAACAGCTCGACCTCGGACTGCGGCTGCCGGCCGTATACCGCCAGTCGGAATACGAAATACGCAACATCATCGCCCGCACGATCCAGCGCGGCAAGGTCGATGTCTTCGTGACCGTCGAGTCGCAGGCCGTGGAGACGCCGGCGCGTATAAATAAAGAGGTGTTCCGCGAATACCTGCGCCAAATGACCGACACGCTGGCCTTCGCGGGCATCGACGCCGACTACGACGCCATCGTGCCCGTCATCATGCGTCTGCCCGAAGTGGTATCGACCGAAACGGAGAGCATATCCGACGAGGAGCATGCGGCGCTGATCGCCGCGACGGAAGCCGCCGCCGCCCGGCTCGACGCATTCCGCATGCAGGAAGGCGCCATCCTGATCGCCGACCTGCTCGGCCGCGTGGACAGGATCGAAAGCTACAAGGAAGAGGTCGTGCCTTTCGAAAAGGCCCGCACGGAGACCATCAAGGCCCGGATTCTGGACAACCTCGAAAAGCTGCAGGCCGACGTGGACCGCAACAGGCTGGAGCAGGAGATGATCTTCTACCTCGAAAAGCTCGACATCACCGAAGAGAAGGTCCGCCTTGCGAACCACTGCAGATACTTCCGCGAAGTGGCCGCGGGCGAAGAGGGCGCAGGCCGCAAACTGGGCTTCATCGCGCAGGAAATGGGCCGTGAGATCAACACCATGGGGTCGAAGGCCAACGAATCGAACATCCAGATTCTGGTAGTCAAGATGAAGGATG
- a CDS encoding 3-methyl-2-oxobutanoate dehydrogenase subunit VorB: MAEKEVKLMKGNEVIAHAAIRYGCDGYFGYPITPQSEVMETLMELKPWETTGMVVLQAESEISSINMVYGGASTGKRVMTSSSSPGVSLMSEGLSYLAGAELPCLIINCQRGGPGLGTIQPSQGDYFQACKGGGHGDFHLIVLAPNSVQEMHDHVAVAFDLAFKYRNPALILADGAIGQMMEKVVLAPQRPRKTDEEIAAECKSWATYGKPADRQRNIVTSLELQSEKMEIINKRLQEKYKALEENEVRYEAIDCDDADYVIVAFGSSARICSATVEMARAEGLKVGLLRPITLYPFPKKPLAELAARGVKGFLSAELNAGQMVEDVRLAVNGAAPVEHFGRQGGMMFAPDEVLAALKEKLIKK; encoded by the coding sequence ATGGCAGAGAAAGAGGTAAAACTGATGAAAGGCAACGAAGTGATCGCCCATGCGGCGATCCGTTACGGTTGCGACGGATATTTCGGCTACCCGATCACGCCCCAGTCGGAGGTGATGGAGACGCTGATGGAACTCAAACCGTGGGAAACCACGGGCATGGTCGTGCTGCAGGCCGAATCGGAGATCTCGTCGATCAACATGGTCTACGGCGGCGCATCGACCGGCAAACGGGTGATGACCTCCTCGTCTAGCCCCGGCGTCAGCCTGATGTCCGAGGGGCTTAGCTATCTGGCGGGCGCCGAGCTGCCCTGCCTGATTATCAACTGCCAGCGCGGCGGTCCGGGGCTGGGCACCATCCAGCCTTCGCAGGGCGACTATTTCCAAGCCTGCAAGGGCGGCGGTCACGGCGACTTCCACCTGATCGTGCTGGCGCCCAATTCCGTGCAGGAGATGCACGACCACGTGGCCGTCGCGTTCGATCTGGCGTTCAAGTACCGCAATCCGGCGCTGATTTTGGCCGACGGCGCCATCGGACAGATGATGGAGAAAGTGGTGCTCGCGCCGCAGCGTCCCCGCAAGACCGACGAGGAGATCGCCGCCGAGTGCAAGTCGTGGGCGACCTACGGCAAACCCGCCGACCGTCAGCGCAATATCGTGACATCGCTGGAACTGCAGTCCGAGAAGATGGAGATCATCAACAAACGCCTTCAGGAGAAATACAAGGCCCTCGAAGAGAACGAGGTGCGCTACGAAGCGATCGACTGCGACGATGCCGATTACGTCATCGTGGCGTTCGGCTCGTCGGCCCGCATCTGCTCGGCCACGGTCGAGATGGCGCGCGCCGAAGGACTCAAGGTCGGCCTGCTGCGTCCGATCACCCTCTACCCTTTCCCCAAGAAGCCGCTTGCCGAACTGGCCGCGCGCGGCGTGAAGGGCTTCCTCTCCGCCGAGCTGAATGCGGGTCAGATGGTCGAGGACGTTCGGCTGGCCGTGAACGGCGCGGCTCCCGTCGAGCATTTCGGCCGTCAGGGCGGTATGATGTTCGCCCCCGACGAGGTGCTTGCCGCACTCAAGGAAAAACTGATTAAAAAGTAA
- a CDS encoding DUF6140 family protein yields the protein MATWIIKTLFDILLPDGTKISKGTGVNIVGNHINPMFTNAGREAVKEAFKRQYGVDIPSHKINSGNMK from the coding sequence ATGGCAACTTGGATTATCAAAACATTGTTCGACATTCTTTTACCCGATGGCACCAAAATATCAAAAGGAACCGGGGTCAATATTGTTGGGAATCATATTAATCCCATGTTCACTAATGCCGGAAGAGAAGCCGTCAAAGAAGCTTTTAAGCGCCAATACGGTGTTGACATTCCCTCGCATAAAATTAATAGTGGAAACATGAAATAG
- the serC gene encoding 3-phosphoserine/phosphohydroxythreonine transaminase: MKKHNFNAGPSILADEVLENAAKAIIDFNGSGLSLLSISHRTKDFDDVMAEADALFREMLDIPENYKIFYIGGGASTFFYEVPANFLGKKAGYVNTGVWAKKAMKEAKRYGEVELLASSEDRNFTYIPKGFAIPSDLDYVHITSNNTIYGTEYHEDLVSPVPLIADMSSDILSRPVDVTKYAMIYGGAQKNLAPAGVAFAIIREDMLDKIVRDLPTMVSFRTHVENGSMFNTPPVFPIYVLKETLKWLKSIGGVPEIYRRNQAKAALLYDEIDRNPLFRGTVDKEDRSLMNICFVMADGYEELAPEFMEAAKSRGIVGIKGHRLVGGFRASCYNALPVESVRVLVECMQEFAAKHAK, encoded by the coding sequence ATGAAAAAGCACAATTTCAACGCGGGACCGTCGATCCTTGCAGACGAAGTACTTGAAAATGCGGCCAAAGCGATTATCGATTTCAACGGGTCGGGCCTTTCGCTGCTTTCGATTTCGCACCGCACCAAGGATTTCGACGACGTGATGGCCGAAGCCGACGCGCTTTTCCGCGAGATGCTCGACATTCCTGAGAACTACAAGATTTTCTATATCGGCGGCGGCGCCAGCACCTTCTTTTACGAGGTGCCCGCCAACTTCCTCGGTAAGAAAGCAGGTTACGTGAATACCGGCGTCTGGGCGAAGAAAGCCATGAAGGAGGCCAAGCGTTACGGCGAAGTGGAATTGCTGGCGTCGTCCGAAGACCGCAATTTCACCTATATTCCCAAGGGTTTCGCCATCCCCTCCGATCTGGATTACGTGCATATCACCTCCAACAATACGATCTACGGCACCGAGTACCACGAGGACCTCGTTTCGCCCGTTCCCCTGATCGCCGACATGTCGTCGGACATCCTTTCGCGTCCGGTCGATGTGACCAAGTACGCCATGATCTACGGCGGCGCGCAGAAGAACCTCGCCCCTGCGGGCGTTGCGTTCGCCATCATCCGCGAGGATATGCTCGACAAGATCGTGCGCGACCTGCCGACGATGGTTTCGTTCCGCACCCATGTCGAGAACGGCTCGATGTTCAATACGCCGCCCGTGTTCCCGATCTACGTGCTCAAGGAGACCCTCAAGTGGCTCAAGTCGATCGGCGGCGTTCCCGAAATCTACCGCCGCAATCAGGCCAAGGCCGCGCTGCTCTACGACGAGATCGACCGCAACCCGCTCTTCCGCGGCACGGTGGACAAGGAGGACCGTTCGCTGATGAACATCTGTTTCGTGATGGCCGACGGTTACGAGGAGCTGGCTCCCGAATTCATGGAGGCCGCCAAGAGCCGCGGCATCGTGGGCATCAAGGGCCACCGGCTGGTGGGCGGTTTCCGCGCTTCGTGCTACAACGCACTGCCCGTCGAGAGCGTCAGGGTGCTTGTGGAGTGCATGCAGGAGTTCGCCGCCAAACACGCGAAATAA
- a CDS encoding thiamine pyrophosphate-dependent enzyme — translation MAEVEIKKENLVYVKPKLITDNVMHYCPGCSHGTVHKLIAEVIEEMGLEEKTVGVSPVGCSVFAYNYIDIDWIEAAHGRALAVATAVKRLHPGNLVFTYQGDGDLSAIGTAESIHAAARGENVVAVYINNAIYGMTGGQMAPTTLLGMKTATTPYGRDPRLNGYPYKIAEMMAHLDGATFITRQSVHTPANVRKCKKAIRKAFENSMAGKGFSLVEVVSTCNSGWKLSPVASNEWLEQNMLPFYPLGDIKDVK, via the coding sequence ATGGCAGAGGTTGAAATCAAAAAGGAGAATCTGGTTTATGTCAAACCGAAGCTCATTACCGACAACGTCATGCACTACTGCCCCGGCTGTAGTCACGGTACGGTACACAAACTGATTGCGGAGGTCATCGAAGAGATGGGTCTCGAAGAGAAGACCGTGGGCGTTTCGCCCGTGGGCTGCTCCGTATTCGCATACAATTACATCGACATCGACTGGATCGAAGCGGCGCATGGACGCGCGCTGGCCGTCGCTACGGCCGTCAAACGGCTGCATCCCGGCAATCTGGTCTTCACCTATCAGGGCGACGGCGACCTGTCGGCCATCGGTACCGCGGAGTCGATCCATGCGGCCGCCCGCGGCGAGAATGTCGTGGCGGTCTACATCAACAACGCCATCTACGGCATGACGGGCGGCCAGATGGCTCCGACTACCCTGCTGGGCATGAAGACCGCGACGACCCCCTACGGCCGCGATCCGCGTCTGAACGGCTATCCCTACAAGATCGCCGAGATGATGGCCCACCTCGACGGCGCTACCTTTATCACGCGTCAGAGCGTGCATACGCCGGCTAACGTGCGCAAGTGCAAGAAGGCGATCCGCAAGGCGTTCGAGAATTCGATGGCCGGCAAAGGCTTCTCGCTGGTCGAGGTCGTTTCGACCTGCAACAGCGGCTGGAAACTTTCGCCCGTCGCGTCGAACGAGTGGCTTGAGCAGAACATGCTGCCCTTCTATCCGCTGGGCGATATCAAGGACGTAAAATAA
- a CDS encoding 3-phosphoglycerate dehydrogenase, translating into MKILVATEKPFAKKAVDGIRQIVEGAGYELALLEKYTDKSELLSAVADVDALIIRSDKVTAEVIEAARNLKIVVRAGAGYDNVDLAAATARGIVVMNTPGQNSNAVAELALAMMIFMARNGFTPGTGSEIQGKTLGIHAYGNVGRLVGRKGKAMGMNVIAYDPFITDSAVFEADGVKKVNSVEELYKNSDYLSLHIPATEQTKGSIGYDLLMSMPKGATLVNTARKEVIDEQGVMKALTEREDLKYITDIAAGIQSELNEKFGRRVFATAKKMGAETAEANINAGLAAANQIVDFFKNGNTRFQVNK; encoded by the coding sequence ATGAAAATATTGGTTGCGACGGAAAAGCCCTTTGCCAAGAAGGCCGTAGACGGCATCCGTCAGATCGTCGAAGGCGCCGGATACGAACTGGCCCTGCTCGAAAAATATACCGACAAATCGGAACTGCTCTCGGCCGTGGCCGACGTGGATGCGCTGATTATCCGCAGCGACAAGGTGACGGCCGAAGTCATCGAAGCGGCGCGGAACCTCAAGATCGTGGTGCGTGCCGGTGCCGGTTACGACAACGTGGACCTCGCGGCGGCTACCGCACGCGGCATCGTGGTGATGAACACTCCGGGCCAGAACTCCAACGCCGTGGCCGAACTGGCGCTCGCCATGATGATTTTCATGGCCCGCAACGGCTTCACGCCCGGCACGGGTTCCGAGATTCAGGGCAAGACCCTCGGTATCCATGCTTACGGCAACGTGGGCCGGCTGGTGGGCCGCAAGGGCAAGGCGATGGGCATGAACGTGATCGCCTACGATCCTTTTATCACCGATTCGGCCGTTTTCGAGGCCGACGGCGTGAAAAAAGTGAATTCGGTCGAAGAATTGTATAAGAACTCGGACTACCTCTCGCTGCATATCCCCGCGACGGAGCAGACCAAAGGCTCGATCGGCTACGACCTGCTGATGTCGATGCCCAAGGGCGCGACGCTGGTCAATACCGCCCGCAAGGAGGTGATTGACGAGCAGGGAGTGATGAAGGCCCTGACCGAACGCGAAGACCTGAAATACATTACCGACATCGCCGCCGGCATCCAGTCCGAGCTGAACGAAAAATTCGGCAGGCGGGTGTTCGCCACGGCGAAGAAGATGGGCGCCGAGACCGCCGAAGCCAACATCAACGCCGGCCTTGCCGCCGCGAATCAGATCGTGGACTTCTTCAAGAACGGCAATACCCGGTTTCAGGTGAACAAATAG